ATAACATGTttctatttgataaattttagacGAGTAAAATGTGAGTTAAAAAAATAGCAATACTCTCTGTTTTTATCATATggcttcctttcttttttgtcaatgtaatattagtaaaaagaaaaaaactgatGATTAATCTTTTTTCTTCAGGAATTTGGTTGACAGTGCATAATAAAATTAGATCTCTTCttccaattataattttttatctacaagattcaaatataaaaaatttatataatttattttacaaattgtaCTTGTGAAAGATATCTAGCCCACGTAAGTAACCAGAATGAGAAAATTGGAATTTCATAATATCTCAAGAATGACATAGATATTTTATCTAGGGATGCCTACCATCGAATGACTCCAATCTATCCTAGGGTTCATACATCTTCAATAACCTAGAAATTCCCCATCCCTAAAACAACAAAGGCATTGTGCCGTTTTACACAAATCAAGAAACCAAAAGCTATGAATCACTCTAGACAATACATGGGAAGAGATTCAAATgagaaaacttttaaaataaaaaatgagaataattAATTTCGATTATTCGTTACGAGAGATTCACTAACTACTTAACTTATTATTTATCCCCTTTCTTTATTTCCTATAAATCTAACGATCCATGATTGTTTACTCTACTGAGGCACGTGACTTTCTTCCACACTTCCTCGTTGATCCTCTCAGGGTATCGTACATGgctttgcaaagaaaaaaaaaacagagacaaTACAGAGACAGCCAATCTTTTCGCTTGTACTGCCCACACTGTCTCACGCTTATAGCACGGCTATACTCCTGTATTGCAAAGAGCAATTGAAAGTCTCTTCAGAGTTTTGTGATTATCCTTCACCCTTCTCTTCAAAGTAAAGattactttgtattttttttttgttcacgaGTGGATCTGAATCAAATATCCTTGCCTTTCCAATTGTTAGGATGTAGCCAGCATGAAGTTTTTATGGCAAAGGGATTTATTTCCATGGTTATTTTCATGAGTAAGTAGCATTTTAGGAATTTAAGACAACGggtcaatttatttatttttggtgagTGACAACGGGGTCAAATTAGTTGGCTTCAATTTGAAACTTTAAGTTCTCTGTGGTTTATGGTTGAATTTGTGagtatttttcaagttttggtTCCCTTAAATCAAACTGTGATGTTGCTGTGGCAAAACCCCCCTTTCATttggttattaattttttcattttatcagaacattttatattttatatctacAACAAGTGAAAAACTCATACTTGGATTTTTATCTTGTGAGAAAAACTCACACTTGGATATCACTTGCAAGAAGAACTCTTGATGATACTAAGaggaaaattaaaagaaaaacaagaaaaccaAAGAGATCCGTTAACTATGAATTTTTCATTACATGATATCATTGTTCTGGTTTTTTGCAATAAGAAGCAACTTTTATAGCATTGTATTCTAGTTGCTCTATAAAGTAACTACTCCTATCTAAAATAGATATTCAAAGTTGATATGCCTCCCTATCCTTCAGTCTTCAATAAGAAGCAACCTTATAGCATTGTATTCTAGTTGCTCTATAACATTGCTTTTACAAGAAAAAGGAGTAAACCCATCGAGAGACTCAATCAATGATGCCATTGGCAATTGATGAAGCTGAAATAGAAAGACTACATAATCAAGAGTAGCATTGCTTTTACAAGGAATAAACCCATTGAGAGGCTCAATCATTGATGCAAACTAGAACTCGTGATTGCCCATTCAAACCAAAGCAAACATAGAGCGAAAGCAAAACTAAGTAAACAAATTAAAGAGAAGCACACAGTTTTGAAGAGAATCCAGAAGACAATTTCCAAACCCAGCCTAATGTTTTTCTACAGAATCAAATCTCTTGCGTAATCAATTGATGCAGTAGCTTCATCAGGCACCGATATCTTAATCCTGAAAAGAGCATGCCCCAAACATATAACTGAGAAACATTTTGATTTCTATTCAACAACTGAACAACATTTTGTTGCTAGTTATTAGTAGCAAGGAAAAAAGTGCTTGCAAATGGACTACCTCTTGCAACTAACACTTACCAAAAGAACCTTCACATGGAAGCTATAACCGGTTCACATACAAGCCACGTGGTTTGAATTGAAGAAGAGATATGCAGGAAATGGGAatctaataactaaaaataatcaacatgatGGCATTTGTGTATAATTTCATACCAGAAAAGTGAAAATAGCCATGAATGTACATTCAGGCTTTATAACAAATAGTTGATGTGCAAATCGTCATTCCAAAGACATCAAATAAAAATCGTAATGaatttgtaattaatataaCATGAACAAGAGTGAGTCATGATGACAGGAATGTAGACTGTGGTTCTCTGTTCGTAGCAGACTGGGTGATGGCGTTTCGGGTTGGGCGGCGATGGCGACTCAGCGGACTTGGAGAAGACGGAAAAAGCGGCTGGTCTGTTGGCCGATGAGATGAGATACAGAGGGCAAATTTACAGAAGGGGGTTACTTTTGAAAACTATTTACGGAAGAgggtttcttttaaaataaattaggggGGGTCACTTCTGGACGTGGATACCGCCATTGACACTGGCGGGAAGCTTGAACCGCCAGTGACAATGACGGGATAGGGGGTGAGAGAGGGGGTGTCGCTATTGGTATTTGCGGGACAGGCTGAGGAGGGAGGGAGGTACCGTACTGGCATTTGTGGGATAGGCACGGGACATTACAATTAAATGTATCActttgttttagaaaaaattaattaagtaaaaaaagaattaaaactgACCCAGTTAAACTGTATATAAGAAACTCTAGAGATACCTctggttaaaaaaaaatctaattgttaaaaagtttgcattctctcttttcattaataaaaaggACAAGAAAATAATCCATTTGGAAGCGAATGTGGCCAACGCCAATTACTGCAGTGAGATTAAGAATTGGGTGTGGAAAtggaaatgatttatttttaatctatattttagcCCGTCGTCTTCATTTAAAGTTTTGccgagaaaaattataattattttaaataaacaaattcacACTCATGTTCACAAAGTTCTCCCCTACTCATCATCCACACTTTTCAGGAGTAAAAGCCAAAATGTCACTAAACCAAGCATTAAAGCAAACTCgtgtaaatattataattaattagtcttgccaatttctcaaattttctccCTTATACCCGGTAAATTCATAGTTTCCTACAgcaattaaattaacaaaaaccgtAAAATGGaactaaaatttatcaaattgagTTTGTGTTTGCAACGTGCGTATTTTACATGAATTTGAGAAATGATGGTCCCGTAGAAGAGACTGGCGGGACTGCCCCATCCCGTACCTATCCCGCAAATGCCAGTAGCGGTATTTCTCTCCTCAGCCTGTCCCGCAGATACCAATAGCGGCACCCCCTCTCTCCCGCCATTGTCACTGGCGGTTCAAGCTTCCTGCCAGTGTCAATGGCGGCACCCACGTCCAGAAGTGACCCCcggtaatttgttttaaaagaaacCCTCCTCCATAAATAGTTTTCAAAAGTAACCCCCTTCTATAAATTTGCCGATACAGAGCAACAAAGACAGACAAGGAAAAGTACCTAGTGAGGtattaatgaataatttataaatttctatataaattatatctaaATAATTATTCTCGAGTCTATGTAGATATAAATTCAGAAACAGATAGATTAATAATTGGATGGATTTTGTTtctacttttaaataaattaaatcagattttggtttttatatagaaattaaatctGATTTTATCTCAAGTAGGTGTTTAAATGGATCTATTTTCTCTATTATTCTTgtgctattttttaaaaattagatagttttgaaattaaattacaaaattaaatattaacataacTACATGAATAATATAAAGACAGCTGGaaaaaagacaacaaaaaaaacCAATTTCTTATCGAAGTGAATGTctttaaaagcataaaaacaaagaaacaaagaaaagaagaagaaaaagaagttctGAAGTCTAAACTAATGTTCATGGTGAAAACTACGGCTAAAATTGTTTGTCTTAGGTATGTCTTTCTTCTCATCCTCGTTGGCTTCCGTGATTGATTCACTTCTTTAGaagtgaatgaaaataaatttagaggtCACGTTGACCTTCTTTAAACCACACATCTTATCCAATATATATTGAAcatgttttttcttaattttaatttcaaatttaatttgatttaataaataattcaaaaaaattgttaaaccaCTCTCCTTTTCTTGATCCTTTTATTggtatatttaaatttcttattgatatatttaactttcttattttcttatcattttaatttaatatttttatttttatttctaaattgaattagtaactttttaaaaacaatgatTTAACGTAACattatatcacaatataaattatttattgtaaatctagaatataatttatatgtttagaaatatttattacaaatattaattatattacaatttatatatttaaaatatttatttattataaattttaatgacacaaaaataaaaatttatcttttgtatggttatatttttttggtgaattttttataattatataaaaacccttttgtattaaaaaaaaatattttcttaaatgaaaCTACACGGGAGGAAACGTACCCGGAGGCAACGGaagagtattttttatttaattttgttggcaaaaatgcatttttgttcttgtataatttgtaattttctttccctattttttttagtcgatcatcaattaactatttttattattttaattttttttcatcgaATGATCATTAATTGATcatttataatcaaatattaaCTTTGATATcacttttacttaaaaggtaCCGTTAATATGACAATGATTTAAATGTTCTGTTTTTTGTTTATCAAATCTTCTATGGAAATTGAAACCATGCCATTTTACCTTGTGAGCAGTAAATCACAtgctttttttaatgtaaaaacatttattatttaatcaccAAACATGTGGATTAATTAGAGATGTTGGATTGTATATGTAGTTATGTTAAATAGTTAGAAGAAAAATTTCGTCCAAAACAAGATTATCTAAAAAAGAATAcatgtgatttaaataaaaaatacattcattatttattgtttttgtgtaatttttttattctaattatatattaaataaatgtgtatagataataaataagtaaattaacTGATACGTAAATTAGTTTGCatagttaaaatatataaattaactacttaaataagaaaaattaatttacttaaattaaatacataatatGAAATCTTAATATGTAAATGATCTAATATTTcatattatgtaatttttttgggCGAATTTCATATTAtgcaattaatatttaatattaatttaatgaaatttttttaatataaagtctacgttagtaaattaattttatttatttaattaatttacataattaatttcaatCTATTATGTAtgcaaattattatatatatatatatatatatatgaaataaaaaattatcaactcatctagtaatgatatatagtaaatattgtttacattatcaattaaaaaaaatatcagattTAATGTTTAGTTTTAAGTAAGAAGTGATGAGTTCAATTATATCAtgagatttttttaacttttgggATCATTTTAACCATTTGTCATATAAGTGTTAGGTTGACATTTTACCTAAACGTTATGATAAAATCAATAGTTGTTCGTGATTAGTTAATTAATGATTaactaattgaaattaaattgctgaatttgaaaatttgagagattaaatattttaatttagaaataattgAACCCAAATTGTATATTATTCATTATAGGGAACCAAAAATTGATATATCAGTTCTTATAAAGTTCCATCTTATGACAAGAACTTTATTTTTGGTGGGTCATTGAAGATGATATTAAGGACAGATTTTTTAGGAAATTGCTTCTCTCAATACTATGCCATTATAGCATCACTCCTCCAACGCCCTAATTGGCAAGTCCCCTTCTAACATCAAATTTAACCAATAGCACTCTTGGAGAGAGGATAAGGTGATGGTGATTAAAATCTTGATGCACTCTATATGCTTTAATAATGGTAGACCTGAGTGGCCAGTTCAGAACGTTCCAAGCCAATAATCATGCGGATAGGAACCATTATTATAGAAACGACTACTTGGGCACTTGTGTCGGTGGCTCTAAATAGTGAAATTGAGtacttaaaatttaagttttgacCCAGTGAAGTTTAATccatttatttaaatgaatctaattaaaattttgcacttaattttatttaaaaataataatttttgaatttaatttgttaagcttatttaaaatttaattattttttaatttgtaaaaaattcttaattttttttaactttatcaagttggtatttaataaattattttaataataattgtgtaaaaaatattttaatgatatatattaatctaacaataaaatatatgttgacatatgatataatattgtgaaatctatttaattttaaatttatttctatgTATAAACAAACTATTAATCATGAATGTGTAAAGTTTGAGCTTGACTCAATaatctaattatattttaagcttcagtttatttatttaattaagtaaataaattttattaaatatttaacaaatcaaactcaaataatttacaaataacTCCGCACCTCAATCACAAGAAACAATCATATTTTTCGGTGGACTGTACTCTACTGCTGTTTCTTAGACTTCTTTTGTCATCATTTTCAAAAGTTTCCAACATccacttaaaataattattatcaaaaagttaataaatttatgatagtgatttttaattaaataaaagtgtgaaaatattttaagtttcatgttctatcttttcaaaaagaaaCTACTATAAAAAGTAAGTTTAACCCATGACGCTCCATTtccaatttatatttattcactagctcttaatataaaaattcttaTTAGAATTCTGTTAATCCTAATTTAtagactaatattttttatgaaaggactttaatttcataaaaatgaatataaaatccTAGATTGGGCACGGTATAGCTGTATCggtatttgttttctttcccaTTATGAAGGATGataaatacatttatatttatatcagtCATTGCCGTAATCGTACGTCTGATTTCAATTAAACGCCCCATCTTCCTTCTTTTCATGATCATCTAACACCTTGCTCTATTCGCCTGCCCTTTTTCACTGATTCCGTCGTTTGATTTCTCTGTGGTCAGAATTACTCCGTCaagtaaaatcaatatttcTGTTTGTAATTTTCTATGCATATTCAATGGAAACTCTTGAAAATATTTCACTTTACGAAATGTtatcgatttttttttcttactgcTGGTCCTGTCTAAACGATTAacaatgttaaaaattaaataaattggcTTATCAAAGTTAAACTCTTttcacaatttatttatttattgcataacagtatatatatatatatatatatatatacttaaataCATTTACTGTACTTTAACGGATTTAGCCAACCACTCGCTCTTTAACCAATGAAACTAGCTTAACACTCAACCAAATGGATTATTGAACCCGACAATTCAATAAAACTAGTTTAATGCCACCATTGCATATGATTATTGTATCCTCCGGattagattatatttttatccttagaCTGTTAAGCCTTTATTATATGCTTAGACTAAGGGGTTATGTATTTTTTAGATTTGATCATATTTCAATCCTTACACTCCTAATTTCTATATACCTTGTACTTGAGGTTGAAGGTTATGTATTCTTTAGGTCGAATCGTATTTTGATTCTTGCATATTGGATCTTATTAATCGGGTAACTTGATCACTACCTACAATATCCATACCAATTCAGTTTGTCCCAGAAAATCTAGAGTTAAGGGAAATATTTTCATATGATAAGAAAGCTTGACTCAATGAAAGTCCAATTAGGATAGACATAATCATGCACCTACATTATTGAAATATGACGAAACATTCTGATACATTATATAATGTTTGACCcataaatattaagaaatacTAATCCATAAATATATtctcgaaaaaaaaaagatatagaaTGTCTTGGTGTCAAGATCTATGGAGTTCTAAATATACTTCAAATTTctccatttaaaattaaaaaagtctatttgattaaacaaagaattagaaatttattgaattatcAAATGATACTTAGTGCAATATGATCAAAACATGGAATTATaggtatatgtatatatacctacaaaacaagtaaaaatcacgaataattttgtaaaaaatatctttacctTAAACAAGTTAAACAatacattttattaaatgttttggATTAAGTGGTCTCTTTTACAAGAAAATCCTTCGTGGAACAATTACCAACACTACCATTTTGTGATTAATGTGACCAAGCCACCACCCACGTTACTCAAAACTACTACTTAATCAGCGATCACCGCCTAAATACCCCCATCGACATTGTTGTCGTGCCATAGTTACCCCCACTCTACCAACTTGAGTATGAAGAAGATCTGAAcacatattttctataaataaatattttttagtataattaaATGTAAATTTAGTTATATCGCTAGCAAATGATATGGTGcaactttaattattattactactattattttatttttcatcttatcATGTAGGAGTGCATTCTATTTTTTGTACATTTTTACTTAAAGTTGGGATTAAACCCGATCAAAGTTGAATTTATTAGCAGAAGCTATTcttcacaaaaataataaatctattttaaatttccGTAAAgagaataatgaaaaattattttttctatagtggaaaatcaaaatactattactttcttaatataaaatgacatcgatatcaataataaaataaatattaatcatagtaaaaaaaattgaactgtaaaaataatatatagagagagtttaattttgataaataaaattacactctgaataaattaaaatttaatctagatgtaacttttaaattaattaaaatcaataatctTGTTATATTTATACGGTGAAAATTACacatatttttacaaataacaaTTTTCTTAGAGTTGGATATACGATCACAaacaataaaattcttttttagatatttaatataattacatgctcatgattcaaactcaaaattattaataaacctAAAATAGTTCAATATCAATTGATTGACATGTTTTGTGatatataatttagaaaaaaatattggataTTCATCGTGTAAACTAATTTACACATGCACAACTGTACAAGTAAACATACATTTGATATAATGCGTACGCCAGTCAACCTAGTAATACAGACAAAtcttcttcaaaaaaattatcttcattTTGGAACATAGACCCACTAATACTAAATATTTCGTATTTCAATTCGGATAAATTACAAtgataaacaatttaaaaaattatagatagaaatgaaaaaataaaaaattataaagagaaTATGTATAATGTATTGAATATTAGCCTAAtattataatcataattaaGTTCCTTTAGTCAAAACATCTTTCACTGGTGACGAGGAATGACTTCAGTTAGACTCGAAGGAATATTGAGAATTTGAGATGCTTTAGTTGCACATTAATTTGGTCTCAGCTTCTAACGCAGACCTTTACTCCTTTCACGAATTTATagagtttaaatttatttattgtttaatatttattctattttgagTCTAATGCTGCATTGCTGCTTTCTTATTTAATACGAGTATTTACTAAGTTTTCAATGCTACAAATTTTTAAGGTACAGTAACATTTTGtatcttttcttattattcatttaaatacTTTTCTTTAACATAAATGATTAGCTTTTATgtagaaatatttaaaggatcaAAATATTTTCCCCAATATCGCAATTAATTAAGACctataaacaaaataagaaatgcTTCAGATTTAGTAATTCctacaaactaaaaaataaatgttgaaaGAGTCATTCAACTcagtttgaaattgaatttaaaaattttaaaaaaatcacttttaattatagaaaatctttaaaaaatatcgCAAGTGTTTGATTTTTAACTAGGTTTGaattcctttattaataatcTTAGTTATATGGGTGTTAGTACAAAGTGCAAACTTACAtagaacttttttaaaattctacgTGGTAagtcattttctaaaaaaaaaactctctagTCTCATTTATTAGATtcaattatctaatttattggaattaagaaaatgattaatttaatttataataataaatatatcttaatttttttttcaaaaatacaatTGTCACCTCTCTCTTGTGGTGGTTTGTCATTActacttttattttaagagatattttgatcttaaaataattaacagaAGAAATATTGTGAATTAATTCATATAAAACGAACCAAGCATCACTTATAATTCGGGTAATTAAGcctattaatcatatttttaacttaaaaatacttcatttctttttttttttcttttcaaaattttggtaaatgaagttaaataatttatttgaaactcttttttatattcaaaatttcaactaaaatatgaaaaaataaccaaaattcaAAAAGTCGAATTTTCTTCGTTTTCAAATCTTATTAAGTCattcttattttatcattttttaaaattcatgacttctaaacttttaaaattatttttaacaaaactaccataaaatttcaatatttggatagaaaataagattttaaaaaataattaaaaaaattgtaagaggACCGTATgtgtttaatttaaagaaaaaaccagttttactttaatttttttctaaaaaataattaaagagacTAAAATATGAATGGATAAGTaattgtctacttgtcttttaCCAGTTATTATTGTTACTATGACTATTACTTCTTCacaaaagcttaagaaaaagtataataaataagtttttttgcattaattaaatgaattaaaagaggATAAATATACAAgtaaaaaaagggtgcaaaCAAATGTGGTTATGAACGTGCCATAAAGTTCATAACTGGCAAACAAGCAACGCAAAGCACTAGAAACTAGGAACAGAGAAGCAATCAGTTGCCaaactatttttctctctcctttttttgacttttctttctttctgcaaCTCCAAAATGTCTTCCATAGGGGCAAAAAATCTAGCACTCTCCTCAGCCTTTTTGCTCCTTTTGGTCGGTTTTGCAACCTCAGACATCAACCAAGACAAAGCAGAATGTACCGACAAACTTCTTGGTCTAGCTGGTTGTCTTCCCTATGTTGGTGGTGAAGCCAAAGTCCCCGCCATGGATTGTTGCTCTGGTATCAGAGAGGTTATTGACAAGAGCAAGAGGTGCCTCTGCATCCTCATCAAGGATCGTGATGACCCTAATCTTGGCCTCAAGATCAACGTCACCCTTGCTCTAAGTTTACCAGATGCTTGTCAAACACCCACCAATATAACTCAGTGTGTTGGTAAGTGTGTGACTTTATAATCTATTTATGACACTTATTTTGTTACCCTTATGTTGTGCCGGTACCCAATTTTGATGTTGTTTTCAGATCTTTTGCATTTGGCACCTAACTCCACGGAAGCTAAGGTGTTTGAGGGGTTTAAAAATGCCTTGACCAACAAAACTAGTCCCTCCTCAGTCCCTGGTGGTAAATAttgttgattaatttttattatacgtAATTCCACTTTTTATTCATTCCTTTAACTATCGTGGAATTTGTTGTCCGCATCAAGGTTTTAAATCATCATTTGTGGCTGAGGTTTTGGCTCATTGCatatgcatacaaaaaaaattgatgttattgtcaaaattattcatatttttttttatcgatgaGTCTAATTCTACTGGTTGAGTGGGTGTGAGTAATTGTGAACTCACTGATATTGgtatttttaattctattaattAGGTCTCAGAATGAATTATAAAATCCAATTTACAcgattgaaaatataattgtacTCTGAGTTTGAACTGAAAATTGACTGCAGCTAATAACGCGACTGCTAATGGAACAAGCACGAGCGCGAACAACAACAGCAGTAGTGGGTGGGGAAAGAGGTGGTTGGTGACAGAGGTGCTTTGTGGGATTTTACCGTTTGTTTTCATTTCCCATTTATTCCTCTTCGTAGTTTGAACCGAGATC
This genomic interval from Glycine max cultivar Williams 82 chromosome 5, Glycine_max_v4.0, whole genome shotgun sequence contains the following:
- the LOC100306483 gene encoding alpha-amylase inhibitor/lipid transfer/seed storage family protein isoform 1 precursor (isoform 1 precursor is encoded by transcript variant 1), with protein sequence MSSIGAKNLALSSAFLLLLVGFATSDINQDKAECTDKLLGLAGCLPYVGGEAKVPAMDCCSGIREVIDKSKRCLCILIKDRDDPNLGLKINVTLALSLPDACQTPTNITQCVDLLHLAPNSTEAKVFEGFKNALTNKTSPSSVPGANNATANGTSTSANNNSSSGWGKRWLVTEVLCGILPFVFISHLFLFVV
- the LOC100306483 gene encoding alpha-amylase inhibitor/lipid transfer/seed storage family protein isoform 2 precursor (isoform 2 precursor is encoded by transcript variant 2), which translates into the protein MSSIGAKNLALSSAFLLLLVGFATSDINQDKAECTDKLLGLAGCLPYVGGEAKVPAMDCCSGIREVIDKSKRCLCILIKDRDDPNLGLKINVTLALSLPDACQTPTNITQCVDLLHLAPNSTEAKVFEGFKNALTNKTSPSSVPANNATANGTSTSANNNSSSGWGKRWLVTEVLCGILPFVFISHLFLFVV